The Paracoccus liaowanqingii genome window below encodes:
- a CDS encoding tyrosine-type recombinase/integrase has product MPRVAKEMSALEVKRLEHPGKGRNATFAVGGVSGLLLQITPSGGRTWLLRVQVGTKRREIGLGGFPDVTLGMARDRAREAKDKIRRGIDPIEERKAMRSALEVAQRRGLFFEEAVERYLAAKLDAFRNPKHRQQWRNTLGTYALPELGRMLVQEIAVQDVLRVLEPIWQSKTETASRLRGRIEAVFSWATVAGHRTGENPARWAGNLKELLPAPSKVAKEGNHPALQIDDAPRWFAALCKRDGMGTRALQFAALTAARSQEVRGARWEEIDFATALWIVPAVRMKMDREHRVPLPPGAVALLRSLPRFEDEELIFPAPRGGEMSDMTLSATMKRLHQADLDAGGRGFLDRVNKRPAVPHGLRSTFRDWVAERTDFAGDMAEIALAHKINNATEASYRRGKMIEKRRTMMAAWHDFLTSSVLHLHRLSQAAE; this is encoded by the coding sequence TTGCCGCGTGTTGCAAAGGAAATGTCGGCTCTGGAGGTTAAGCGCCTAGAGCACCCTGGCAAGGGACGCAACGCAACCTTTGCCGTCGGTGGCGTCTCTGGCCTGTTGCTGCAGATCACGCCGAGCGGTGGACGCACTTGGCTGTTGCGGGTGCAGGTTGGTACCAAGCGTCGAGAGATTGGTCTCGGCGGCTTCCCGGATGTCACACTGGGAATGGCGCGTGACCGTGCGCGGGAAGCAAAAGACAAGATCCGGCGTGGGATCGATCCCATCGAAGAGCGCAAGGCGATGCGATCCGCACTCGAAGTAGCACAACGCCGGGGACTTTTTTTCGAAGAGGCTGTCGAGAGATATCTCGCGGCAAAGCTTGACGCTTTCAGAAACCCGAAACACCGCCAGCAGTGGCGCAACACCCTCGGGACCTATGCGCTGCCAGAACTCGGCCGCATGCTCGTTCAGGAGATTGCGGTCCAGGACGTTCTACGGGTGCTGGAGCCGATCTGGCAAAGCAAAACCGAGACTGCCTCCCGCCTTCGTGGACGCATCGAGGCGGTGTTCTCCTGGGCAACCGTTGCCGGACACCGAACCGGCGAAAATCCTGCCCGCTGGGCGGGAAACCTCAAGGAGTTGCTGCCCGCTCCTTCCAAAGTTGCGAAAGAGGGCAATCACCCTGCCCTGCAAATCGATGACGCGCCTCGCTGGTTCGCAGCCTTGTGCAAACGCGACGGCATGGGCACCCGAGCATTGCAATTTGCCGCGCTGACGGCAGCGCGGTCGCAAGAGGTTCGGGGAGCTCGCTGGGAGGAGATCGATTTTGCAACAGCTCTTTGGATCGTGCCTGCCGTGCGCATGAAGATGGATCGCGAGCATCGAGTACCGCTGCCTCCAGGGGCCGTTGCGCTCTTGAGAAGCCTCCCCCGCTTCGAAGATGAAGAGTTGATCTTTCCTGCGCCTCGCGGGGGCGAGATGTCGGACATGACGCTGAGCGCGACCATGAAACGCCTGCATCAGGCGGACCTAGATGCCGGTGGGCGAGGGTTTCTGGATCGGGTCAACAAGCGTCCGGCAGTGCCACACGGGCTACGCAGCACCTTTCGCGACTGGGTGGCGGAACGTACCGATTTTGCCGGAGACATGGCTGAGATCGCGCTGGCTCACAAGATCAACAATGCAACGGAAGCCTCTTATCGACGTGGCAAGATGATCGAGAAGCGCCGAACGATGATGGCGGCATGGCACGACTTTCTTACCAGCAGTGTCCTTCACCTCCACAGACTTTCACAGGCAGCCGAATGA